One region of Trinickia violacea genomic DNA includes:
- a CDS encoding AAA family ATPase: MKAAPDRMVSVREHFGIDSGLMVPAFSERDDHVPDIDSAYRFNPEVTLAILAGFTRNRRVMVQGLHGTGKSTHIEQVAARLNWPCVRVNLDGHISRLDLVGKDAIVVRDDVQVTEFQEGIVPWALQRPVALIFDEYDAGRPDVMFVIQRILERDGSFTLLDQNRVIRPHAYFRLFATTNTIGLGNLNGLYHGTQMLNHAQMDRWNVVATLNYLPREEEEGIVLARVPEMAGMADGGGRAFVESMVGMAALTRKGFATGDLSTLMSPRTVIDWAENCQIFRDPALAFRLTFLNKCDEAERPIVAEYYQRCFGVELGVGGAPEPGR; encoded by the coding sequence ATGAAGGCGGCGCCGGACCGCATGGTGTCGGTGCGCGAGCACTTCGGCATCGACTCGGGCCTGATGGTGCCGGCGTTCAGCGAGCGCGACGACCACGTGCCGGACATCGATTCCGCCTACCGTTTCAACCCGGAGGTGACGCTCGCGATTCTCGCGGGCTTCACGCGCAACCGGCGCGTGATGGTTCAGGGCCTGCACGGCACCGGCAAGTCGACGCACATCGAACAGGTCGCGGCGCGCCTGAACTGGCCGTGCGTGCGAGTCAATCTCGACGGGCACATCAGCCGGCTCGATCTGGTCGGCAAGGACGCGATCGTCGTGCGCGACGACGTCCAGGTGACCGAGTTCCAGGAAGGCATCGTGCCGTGGGCGCTGCAGCGTCCGGTCGCCTTGATCTTCGACGAATACGACGCGGGCCGTCCCGACGTGATGTTCGTGATTCAGCGCATTCTGGAGCGCGACGGCAGTTTCACGCTGCTGGACCAGAACCGCGTGATTCGTCCGCATGCGTATTTCCGGCTGTTCGCGACAACCAACACGATCGGCCTCGGCAATCTCAACGGCCTCTATCACGGCACCCAGATGCTCAACCACGCGCAGATGGACCGCTGGAACGTCGTGGCGACGCTCAACTATCTGCCGCGCGAGGAGGAAGAGGGCATCGTGCTCGCGCGCGTGCCCGAGATGGCCGGCATGGCCGACGGTGGCGGCCGCGCGTTCGTCGAGTCGATGGTCGGCATGGCCGCGCTGACGCGCAAGGGCTTCGCGACCGGCGACCTGTCCACGCTGATGTCGCCGCGCACCGTGATCGACTGGGCCGAGAACTGCCAGATTTTCCGCGACCCGGCGCTTGCGTTCCGGCTGACGTTTCTGAACAAGTGCGACGAGGCCGAGCGGCCGATCGTCGCCGAGTACTACCAGCGCTGCTTCGGTGTCGAGCTTGGGGTGGGCGGCGCGCCGGAGCCGGGCCGATGA
- the pta gene encoding phosphate acetyltransferase, producing the protein MKALNRIIETARSSPMRIALCEGDDARMLQAAQRATQEGIARIVLVGDASSIRATAERVGVDLAGVELIDPATSTKREAYADALHALRAKKGMTPDAARDAVRQPLTYANLMVRLGDADGSVAGCVHTSADVVRAAIQIIGIDPSVKLVSSFFLMMLCEPFHTMKGGLIFSDCALVVDPDAAQLSEIAMAAADSARALLMEEPRVAMLSFSTSGSARHAAVDKVVEATHRVEALRPDLAIDGDVQLDAAIVAEIADRKIEHSHVHGHANVLVFPDLGAGNIGYKLAERIGRAKAIGPLLQGLAKPANDLSRGCCAEDIYYVIAVTTVQAQAAAQRTPR; encoded by the coding sequence ATGAAAGCCCTGAACCGCATCATCGAAACCGCGCGCTCATCGCCGATGCGCATCGCACTCTGCGAAGGCGACGACGCGCGCATGCTGCAAGCGGCGCAACGCGCGACGCAGGAAGGTATCGCTCGCATCGTGCTCGTCGGCGATGCCTCGTCGATACGCGCCACCGCGGAGCGCGTCGGCGTCGACCTCGCCGGCGTGGAGCTGATCGACCCGGCAACGTCCACCAAGCGCGAGGCATACGCCGACGCGCTCCACGCCCTGCGCGCGAAAAAAGGCATGACGCCCGACGCCGCGCGCGACGCGGTGCGCCAGCCGCTGACCTACGCGAACCTGATGGTGCGCCTCGGCGACGCGGACGGCTCCGTCGCGGGCTGCGTGCATACGTCGGCCGACGTCGTGCGCGCCGCGATCCAGATCATCGGCATCGATCCGTCGGTCAAGCTCGTGTCGAGCTTCTTCCTGATGATGCTGTGCGAGCCGTTCCATACGATGAAAGGCGGGCTGATCTTTTCCGACTGCGCACTCGTCGTCGATCCCGATGCCGCGCAATTGTCGGAGATCGCGATGGCTGCAGCCGACAGTGCGCGCGCGCTGCTGATGGAAGAGCCAAGGGTCGCGATGCTGTCGTTCTCGACGAGCGGCAGCGCGCGACACGCGGCCGTCGACAAAGTCGTCGAAGCCACCCATCGCGTCGAGGCGCTGCGGCCCGATCTCGCGATCGACGGCGACGTGCAGCTCGACGCCGCGATCGTCGCCGAGATCGCGGATCGCAAGATCGAGCACTCGCACGTGCACGGCCACGCCAACGTGCTCGTGTTCCCCGACCTCGGCGCCGGCAACATCGGCTACAAGCTCGCGGAGCGCATCGGCCGTGCGAAGGCGATCGGCCCGCTGCTGCAGGGGCTCGCGAAGCCGGCGAACGATCTGTCGCGCGGCTGCTGCGCCGAAGACATCTATTACGTGATCGCCGTGACGACGGTGCAGGCGCAGGCTGCGGCGCAACGCACTCCCCGCTAG
- a CDS encoding cobaltochelatase CobT-related protein, whose product MMPSREAVRDALRREALCAAAVRALTGDPALHYRGGRLCRQLRPLPLHAPHLRSNAYEDDFASLRGAADGAALRLMHSDAALHRRLCPDDPVERLLFELFEQVRCEAHVPPGMRGLAHNLRERFDAWSRAYCRAGLAEDQLGILIYTVAQIVWSRVTGWPVLEDTEDLIETTRAGIVPAIGVQLAGLRRHRRDQCAYAHDARELARRVAAMLAEERAAFAADDTGDARQPDDALTSFSLWVDFDESDEALHALAPTGESRVLGAAEDGYRAYTTQFDTEIRPAARIREPQLREYREQLDERIAARGIHVARLARVLQAALAVPQRDGWSFGEEDGRIDGRRLAQVVSSPAERRVFTRERLRPRGDCVVSFLIDCSGSMKAHIEPVAMLVDVVARAAEQAGLATEVLGFTTGAWNGGRARLDWLACGRPPHPGRLNETCHMVFKCADDSWRRARTGIAALFKADLFREGVDGEAVEWACTRLAARTEARRILVVISDGSPMDAATAQANDAFYLDNHLKEVVARHETLRDVDVIGLGVGLDLSPYYRHCVALDLAEPLDMARLVGLARWIGVRR is encoded by the coding sequence ATGATGCCCTCGCGCGAGGCCGTGCGCGACGCACTGCGCCGCGAGGCGCTGTGCGCGGCGGCCGTGCGCGCGCTCACCGGCGACCCCGCATTGCACTACCGGGGCGGCCGCCTGTGCCGGCAGTTGCGGCCGTTGCCGCTCCACGCACCGCATCTGCGCAGCAACGCCTACGAGGACGACTTCGCGTCGCTGCGTGGCGCCGCCGACGGCGCCGCGTTGCGGCTCATGCATTCCGACGCGGCGCTGCACCGGCGGCTGTGTCCCGACGATCCCGTCGAGCGCCTGCTGTTCGAGCTGTTCGAGCAGGTGCGCTGCGAGGCGCACGTGCCGCCCGGCATGCGCGGTCTCGCGCACAACCTGCGCGAGCGCTTCGACGCGTGGTCGCGCGCCTATTGCCGCGCGGGGCTCGCCGAAGATCAGCTCGGCATTCTCATCTATACGGTTGCGCAGATCGTGTGGTCGCGCGTGACCGGCTGGCCCGTGCTCGAAGACACCGAGGACCTGATCGAAACCACCCGTGCCGGCATCGTGCCGGCGATCGGCGTGCAGCTCGCGGGCCTGCGCCGGCATCGGCGGGACCAGTGCGCCTACGCGCACGACGCGCGGGAACTGGCGCGTCGCGTCGCGGCGATGCTCGCTGAGGAGCGTGCGGCCTTCGCCGCCGATGACACCGGCGACGCCCGCCAACCCGACGACGCCTTGACGTCGTTCTCGCTGTGGGTCGATTTCGACGAGTCCGACGAAGCGCTGCACGCGCTCGCGCCAACCGGCGAGAGTCGCGTGCTCGGGGCGGCCGAGGACGGCTATCGCGCGTACACGACGCAGTTCGACACCGAGATCCGGCCGGCCGCGCGCATCCGCGAGCCGCAGTTGCGCGAATATCGCGAGCAACTCGACGAGCGCATCGCCGCGCGCGGTATCCATGTCGCGCGGCTCGCGCGCGTGTTGCAGGCGGCGCTCGCGGTGCCGCAGCGCGACGGCTGGTCATTCGGCGAAGAGGACGGGCGCATCGACGGGCGGCGCCTCGCGCAAGTCGTCAGCTCTCCGGCCGAGCGGCGCGTGTTCACGCGCGAGCGGCTGCGCCCGCGCGGCGATTGCGTGGTGAGTTTCCTGATCGACTGCTCGGGGTCGATGAAGGCGCACATCGAGCCCGTCGCGATGCTGGTCGACGTCGTTGCGCGCGCAGCCGAGCAGGCCGGGCTCGCGACCGAAGTGCTCGGCTTCACGACCGGCGCCTGGAACGGCGGCCGCGCGCGGCTCGACTGGCTCGCGTGCGGGCGGCCGCCTCATCCTGGGCGACTGAACGAGACCTGCCACATGGTGTTCAAATGCGCCGACGACAGCTGGCGGCGCGCACGCACCGGCATTGCCGCGCTCTTCAAGGCCGATCTGTTTCGCGAGGGCGTGGACGGCGAGGCCGTCGAGTGGGCGTGCACGCGGCTCGCCGCGCGGACGGAAGCGCGGCGCATCCTCGTCGTGATCTCGGACGGCAGCCCGATGGATGCGGCGACCGCGCAGGCCAACGACGCGTTCTATCTCGACAACCATCTGAAGGAGGTGGTTGCGCGGCACGAGACGTTGCGCGACGTGGACGTGATCGGACTGGGCGTCGGGCTCGATCTGAGCCCGTATTACCGGCATTGCGTGGCGCTCGATCTCGCGGAGCCGCTCGACATGGCGCGGCTCGTGGGCCTCGCGCGATGGATCGGGGTGCGCCGCTAG
- the xsc gene encoding sulfoacetaldehyde acetyltransferase → MNDQSTPKRATVTGAQDMTPSEAFVETLAANGVTEMFGIMGSAFMDAMDIFAPAGIRLIPVVHEQGAGHMADGYARVSGRHGVVIGQNGPGISNAVTAIAAAYWAHSPVVIVTPEAGTMGIGLGGFQEANQLPMFQEFTKYQGHVTHPARMAEFTARCFDRAQAEMGPTQLNIPRDYFYGKVKVEIPQPRRLDRGPGGDESLNEAAELIAQAKFPVIISGGGVVMADAIEACKALAERLGAPVVNSYLHNDSFPASHPLWCGPLGYQGSKAAMKLLSRADVVIALGSRLGPFGTLPQHGLDYWPKEAKIIQIDADHKMLGLVKKISVGICGDAKAAAVALTQRLANRTLVSDATRDERAGQIASEKAAWEKELDEWTHERDPYSLDMIEEQSHERPFSGGSYLHPRQVLRELEKAMPEDVMVSTDIGNINSVANSYLRFNKPRSFFAAMSWGNCGYAFPTIIGAKVAAPHRPAVSYAGDGAWGMSLMETMTCVRHNIPVTAVVFHNRQWGAEKKNQVDFYNRRFVAGELDNQSFAAIAKAMGAEGIVVDRLEDVGPALKKAIDLQMNQGKTTIIEIMCTRELGDPFRRDALSKPVRLLDKYKDYV, encoded by the coding sequence ATGAACGACCAATCCACTCCCAAGCGCGCGACCGTGACCGGTGCGCAAGACATGACGCCGTCCGAAGCCTTCGTCGAGACACTCGCGGCCAATGGCGTGACCGAGATGTTCGGCATCATGGGCTCCGCGTTCATGGATGCGATGGACATCTTCGCGCCCGCCGGCATCCGCCTGATTCCGGTCGTCCACGAGCAGGGCGCGGGCCATATGGCCGACGGCTATGCGCGTGTATCGGGCCGCCACGGCGTCGTGATCGGCCAGAACGGCCCCGGCATCAGCAACGCCGTCACCGCGATCGCCGCCGCGTACTGGGCGCACAGCCCGGTCGTGATCGTCACGCCCGAGGCCGGCACGATGGGCATCGGCCTCGGCGGTTTCCAGGAAGCGAACCAGCTGCCGATGTTCCAGGAATTCACCAAATACCAGGGCCATGTCACGCACCCCGCGCGCATGGCCGAATTCACCGCGCGCTGCTTCGACCGCGCGCAGGCCGAGATGGGCCCGACCCAGCTCAACATCCCGCGCGACTACTTCTACGGCAAGGTCAAGGTCGAGATTCCGCAGCCGCGCAGGCTCGACCGCGGCCCCGGTGGCGACGAGAGCCTGAACGAAGCGGCCGAACTGATCGCACAGGCGAAATTCCCTGTGATCATTTCGGGCGGCGGCGTCGTGATGGCCGACGCGATCGAGGCATGCAAGGCACTTGCCGAACGCCTCGGCGCACCGGTCGTCAACAGCTACCTGCACAACGACTCGTTCCCGGCGAGCCACCCGCTGTGGTGCGGCCCGCTCGGCTATCAGGGGTCGAAGGCCGCCATGAAGCTGCTGTCGCGCGCCGACGTCGTGATCGCGCTCGGCTCGCGGCTCGGGCCGTTCGGCACGTTGCCGCAGCATGGGCTCGACTACTGGCCGAAGGAGGCAAAGATCATCCAGATCGATGCCGATCACAAGATGCTCGGTCTCGTGAAGAAGATCTCGGTCGGCATCTGCGGCGACGCGAAGGCCGCCGCGGTCGCGCTCACGCAGCGCCTCGCGAACCGCACGCTCGTGAGCGACGCGACGCGCGACGAACGCGCGGGCCAAATCGCCTCCGAGAAAGCGGCGTGGGAGAAGGAACTCGACGAGTGGACCCACGAGCGCGATCCGTACAGCCTCGACATGATCGAGGAGCAGTCGCACGAGCGCCCGTTCAGCGGCGGCAGCTATCTGCATCCGCGCCAGGTGCTGCGAGAGCTCGAGAAGGCGATGCCGGAGGACGTGATGGTGTCGACCGACATCGGCAACATCAACTCGGTCGCGAACAGCTACTTGCGCTTCAACAAGCCGCGCAGCTTCTTCGCAGCCATGAGCTGGGGCAACTGCGGCTACGCGTTCCCGACGATCATCGGCGCGAAGGTCGCGGCTCCGCACCGCCCGGCGGTCTCGTACGCGGGCGACGGCGCATGGGGCATGAGCCTGATGGAGACGATGACCTGTGTGCGCCACAACATCCCGGTGACGGCCGTCGTGTTCCATAACCGCCAGTGGGGCGCGGAGAAGAAGAACCAGGTCGACTTCTACAACCGCCGCTTCGTCGCGGGCGAGCTCGACAACCAGAGCTTCGCGGCGATCGCGAAGGCGATGGGCGCGGAAGGCATCGTCGTCGACCGGCTCGAGGATGTCGGCCCGGCGCTGAAGAAGGCGATCGATCTGCAGATGAATCAGGGCAAGACGACGATCATCGAGATCATGTGCACGCGCGAGCTCGGCGATCCGTTCCGCCGCGACGCGCTCTCGAAGCCGGTTCGCTTGCTCGATAAGTACAAGGACTACGTGTGA
- a CDS encoding nuclear transport factor 2 family protein: MTDTPLASSAVTADTLAAFSDAFNRHDANALMRFMTEDCVFDAAAGPDIFGTRFVGQEAVRAAFEAVFKTFPDAHWGHGRHYVAGERGVSEWVFTGTHAEGWRIEAEGCDLFEFRDGLIAVKRAFRKERPKQPA, encoded by the coding sequence ATGACAGACACGCCCCTCGCCTCTTCCGCCGTCACAGCCGATACGCTCGCCGCGTTTTCCGATGCCTTCAACCGGCACGACGCGAACGCGCTGATGCGCTTCATGACCGAGGACTGCGTGTTCGACGCGGCCGCCGGCCCCGACATTTTCGGCACGCGCTTCGTCGGACAGGAAGCGGTGCGCGCCGCATTCGAAGCCGTGTTCAAGACCTTTCCCGATGCGCACTGGGGCCACGGCCGCCACTACGTCGCAGGTGAACGCGGCGTGTCCGAGTGGGTGTTTACCGGCACGCACGCGGAAGGCTGGCGAATCGAAGCCGAAGGCTGCGACCTGTTCGAGTTCCGCGACGGGCTGATTGCCGTCAAGCGCGCGTTCCGCAAAGAGCGGCCGAAGCAGCCAGCCTGA
- a CDS encoding ABC transporter permease produces the protein MKHSVASPSEQAIKLRRVRFGSSSYWLTAAVLVASVLIWQAVSMAGVFPSFALPSPVAVWQSLIDILRNGYGGQTLGSDILISCVRIIIGFVGAVVIGVPIGLAMSRNKFVFDIIDPFLQFVRPVPPLAYIPLLVVWFGIGELPKAILILVGTIPVIIIGTMSGVKSTPALRISVARTLGASNAQIFRKVVLPSALPEIFTAMRVGIGVAWTCLVAAELIAASSGLGWLVQFAGQALQVSIVIVGIVIIGLIGYGMELVIRKLENLIVPWRSHN, from the coding sequence ATGAAGCACTCCGTTGCGTCACCCAGCGAGCAGGCGATCAAGCTGCGCCGCGTTCGCTTCGGATCGAGCTCGTACTGGCTGACCGCCGCCGTGCTGGTGGCATCGGTCTTGATTTGGCAGGCGGTGTCGATGGCGGGCGTGTTCCCTTCGTTTGCGCTGCCTTCGCCGGTGGCGGTCTGGCAGTCTCTCATCGATATTCTGCGCAACGGCTACGGCGGACAGACGCTAGGCAGCGACATCCTCATCAGCTGCGTGCGCATCATCATCGGCTTCGTCGGCGCGGTCGTGATCGGGGTGCCAATCGGGCTCGCGATGTCGCGCAACAAGTTCGTGTTCGACATCATCGACCCCTTCCTGCAGTTCGTCCGTCCGGTTCCGCCACTCGCCTACATCCCGCTTCTGGTGGTGTGGTTCGGCATCGGCGAATTGCCCAAGGCCATTCTGATTCTGGTCGGCACGATCCCCGTCATCATCATCGGCACCATGTCAGGGGTGAAGAGCACGCCGGCCCTGCGCATCTCGGTGGCCCGCACGCTCGGCGCGAGCAATGCGCAAATTTTTCGCAAAGTCGTGCTGCCTTCGGCGCTACCTGAAATCTTTACCGCGATGCGCGTGGGGATCGGCGTCGCGTGGACGTGTCTGGTCGCGGCGGAACTGATTGCCGCGAGCAGCGGGCTGGGCTGGCTCGTGCAATTCGCGGGACAAGCCCTGCAGGTCAGCATCGTGATCGTGGGGATCGTGATCATCGGGTTGATCGGGTATGGCATGGAGCTGGTGATACGCAAGCTCGAAAACCTGATCGTGCCTTGGCGCAGCCATAACTGA